The Longimicrobiaceae bacterium genome contains the following window.
TCTGACGGGTCCGGAAGCGGAGCCTCTCAGGGCGGCGCCGCCGTCCCGGTCAGCTCCGCGCTCGAGCGCCACAGCCGCCGGGCGGCCTCGTCGTCCAGGGCCGCCGGGGCGGGCTGGACCTCCCGCTCGTCCTGGAAGTACCTCCCGCTCACCCCCTCCACCCCGGGCGACGACGCCAGGTGGACCACGGTGCGCGCGCCCTGCTCGGGCGTGCGGAGGAAGGGCTTCAGGAGGCGCAGCGGGGCCCACCCGCCGAAGAGGAGCGAGGTCCCCACCACGCCCGGGTGCATCGCGTTGGCGGTGACCCCCGTATCCTCCAGCCGCCGCGCCAGCTCCCGCGTGAAGAGCAGGTTCGCCAGCTTGGTGTTCGCGTAGGCGCGCAGCCCCCGGTACCGCCGCTCCCCCTGCAGGTCGTCCCACACGATGCGGCCGTTCCGGTGTGCCCCGGAGCTCACCGTCACCACGCGCGCCGGCGCGCTCCGCACCAGCAGGTCCAGCAGCAGGGTGGTCAGGAGGAAGGGGGCGAGGTGGTTCACGGCGAGCTGCAGCTCGATCCCGTCCGGCGAGAGCGTCCGCCGCTTCGTGTAGACCGCCGCGTTGTTCACCAGCACGTGCAGCCGGTCGTAGCGCTCGCGGATCTCGCCCGCGACGCGGCGCACCTCCGCCTGCGCGGAGAGGTCGGCCAGGAACAGGTCGACGGCGCCCCCGCTCTCGCGCGCGACCTCCTCCCGCGCCGCTTCGCCGCGCTCGCGGCTGCGGCACACCATCCCCACCCGCGCACCCATCCGCGCCAGCGCCAGCGCCGTGGCCCTGCCGATCCCCGCGTTGGCCCCGGTCACCACGCACACCTTCCCGTCCATCCGCATCCCGTCCTCCATCACGCCCCGCCTCCGTTGTGGCTCCTCCTCGCCGTCCAGGTCGAGCGGCCCGCATCCCGCGAGAGTCGGACCGGACGGTCCGGACGGCAAAAAGAAAGCGGGCACCGGGAGGATCCCGGCGCCCGCTCCGTGGGGGCTTTCCCGCGCCGCCGCTACCGCCGGAACACGCGGAAGAGGCGGATCAGGAGGGGGAAGAAGCGGCCCAGCACCCGCGTCACGAGCGCGAGCAGGGCCGACTGGAAGAGCCAGCGCAGTACGACGAGCATGGGCGGAGCCGGGTTGCGGTTTCGAAGGTCTGCCTCCGGCCACTACGGCGTCCCGGCGGCGCCGGTTTCAGCCCCCGCGGGCG
Protein-coding sequences here:
- a CDS encoding SDR family oxidoreductase, giving the protein MEDGMRMDGKVCVVTGANAGIGRATALALARMGARVGMVCRSRERGEAAREEVARESGGAVDLFLADLSAQAEVRRVAGEIRERYDRLHVLVNNAAVYTKRRTLSPDGIELQLAVNHLAPFLLTTLLLDLLVRSAPARVVTVSSGAHRNGRIVWDDLQGERRYRGLRAYANTKLANLLFTRELARRLEDTGVTANAMHPGVVGTSLLFGGWAPLRLLKPFLRTPEQGARTVVHLASSPGVEGVSGRYFQDEREVQPAPAALDDEAARRLWRSSAELTGTAAPP